The sequence below is a genomic window from Lytechinus pictus isolate F3 Inbred chromosome 6, Lp3.0, whole genome shotgun sequence.
GACTATCAAGGGATCATTCTTACTGGAGACTTTAACACCAACTGGGCCGATCAAGAGCTCCCCATAGTTCATCAGCTAGACTCCATCATGTCATCGATGGATCTTACCCAGCTAGTAGAAGATATCACTCGACGTTCGTCCCAAGACCCTTCCAGGGGAACTATCATCGacttacttttcacaacttcTCCCTATTATATTGATAATGTTCAAACCATGTCCAACCCAGTCTCAAGTGATCATGACGCAGTTTTCTTCGAAATAAAGTTTAAGAAGCTCCGATCTCCTAAAAATATTATTAGGGAATTCTTACAGTACGATAAAACTGATGTTGAACATtacaataatctaattacttaCGCCCCTTGGGAATTGTTTTTCGACGAAACCGATATAGATAAGGCCTGGGAAGGGTTTCATGATTTGTTTGATGCTATATCACGTGATTGCATTCCAAGGAAAGTGGGTCGTGCCAAACAACGTAGCCCATGGATCACGGATGAAGTCCGGAAGTTGGCCTCTGAAAAAAGTAAAGCTTTCAAAAAAGCAAAGAAATCAGGCTTAGACACTCATTGGGAACTGTATAGACAATTACGGAATCGCATTAAAATTATTACCAGTATATTATACCATTCCTTTATAAACCGCTTATTTTCTGATGAATCCGATAATAGGAAGAGATTTTTCTCATTCGTCAGGGCCCAGAAAAAGAGTCAAGATCCTCTAACAATCAATGACAATAACATAATATTGTATGAGTCTGATAAGATCGCGGAGTTGTTTGGTCGatatttcaattctgttttcaCACCCTATTCTGATGCACCAatagaaaccccccccccccccccaattagaGGAAAATCCACTTGCTACATACTTACGTACTattgaaatcaaagaaatagaTGTGCTTAATGTGGTAAAAGGTTTGAAGAAGGAAAAATCTCCAGGTCCAGACAAAATCACTCCAATGATGTTGAAATTGGGTTCTACTACCATTACACCTGTATTATGTAAGATATTTCGCCTCTCACTCTCTTATGGTAGATTGCCTATGTCTTGGAAACGTGCCAATATATCCCCTGTGTTCAAATCCGGGGATAAGGCTCTGGTACAAAACTACAGACCTATTGCCCTAACTTCGGTTGTATGCAAAGTATTGGAACGTATCGTAACAAACCGTATTCAAACACATATCAGTGACCATTGTCTACTTAACCCTAACCAACATGGTTTTGTGAAAGGCCGCTCTTGTGTGACTCAGTTAATGAATATTACAAACAAATGGTTGAATTTTCTTGATACCTCTCCCACACCAAAACTTGACGTTATCTTTTTCGACTTTGCAAAAGCTTTCGATATAATGCCACATGACGTGTTGATGAAAAAGCTCGCTTCACAATTCTTCATTACTGGAAGTGTCTGGAATTggattttttccttccttcatggTAGGGAACAAAGAGTAATTTACAGGGGTTCCACCTCTTGCTGGTTGCCCATAACTTCTGGTGTACCGCAAGGCAGTGTTTTAGGGCCGTGTctctttaatttgtttataaatgacctTCTCTCCCAAACCATATCATCATGTGCACTTTTTGCTGACGATACGTTATTATACAGACCAATATTTACACCCTCTGATAGTTGTCAGTTGCAAAACGATATTGATAATATTCATTCATGGTGTACGAACAATAGAATGCGTATTAATTCATCCAAATCTAAAGTTCTACGGATAACATGGGCAAAGAACCCTGGAGTACCTTATTATACTTATGACAATATTGTTCTAGAATCAGTTCAGCAATACAAGTATCTAGGAATAATGCTTAATAATAAGTTACAATGGAATACTCACGTTGAACACATTGTTAAGAAAGCAAATCGTATGCTCGGTTTTGTATTGTCAGTCTCTAAGTCCTTGACCGCATCTTCCATATTCTCCTTGTTCAAAACAATTGTTCTTCCGATTCTTGAGTACGGTCAACCAGCTTGGCACTTGCATACGAAATATCTATCCCAAAAGGTCGAAAATGTTCAGAGACGAGCCACCCGCATAATACTCAAACAAAAAAGACAAGAAATGTCCTATCATGACAGATTATTAAAACTCAACTGGCAAACATTGGAATCAAGGAGGAAATTTTCACTACTATTTTATGTTGTCAAGGCTTTGTATGGTATTGTACGTTGTGATGCAGTTAGATGTTCCATTATCATTAACAGTCGGCATTTGGAGGACGTGAAGTTCAACCACCTCCGAGCGCGAACAAATCGACTTCATCTATCAGCTATTAATTCTTTTCCCCGTTACTGGGATGAATTGCCGGTAAGTTTGCGCTCTGGGGTGGTTGTTAACTCACTTATCTCATGGATGAATGAACTAAGAAACAATTTTGTGCTTAGCCGGTGATGAATGACCATGTTTATTTTTGCAGGAGTTTATTATTTAGGATTGTGTTTGTGGCAGTTAtccttgttgtttttatatcttcgtagcgactattttatttttaaatttaaattcattgatattgatattttaagttaAGATGAAGTGATATCAAGTAGACCTATGTTATTCTATTATAATTGATCTTAAACCTTTTTGTTCATACTCACTCTTTTATCCGCTTCTGTTTTATGTAAGCACCCACTGGATAGGGTCAAATGGTCTTCATTGACTACAGTAATTCAGTTAACTTTATTTGACCCTGGCAGTCCAGTGGGTGCTCAATCTATACtctgttatgtttattatgtgttGTACTTCACTGTACCAATTTCTATACTTTTCACTGccgaaataaataataataataaaaaaaaaataataataatatgggcgccaaaaatcaggtcaaatttggacccccctccctccccacgaaatcctggatccgcgcctgggttctataacaataacccaattagggcaatcaacccctgacaactacttcaaggaaaatattatccttatatttttaccgccggggactgataccccccccccggaaatttaccctccagacaattaccccggataattacccctagtacggagccttgaaaatgccatcaacgtgacgacatggcgtggtactttatcttgccatgtcttaatcaatcattggcggcggaaggcaaaacaatttaggggggtccacctgaaattttgggatggacacagataaaaaatttgacaagcaatcaaccaaaatttataagaaggaccaccaaaattttttgacaagaaaaaaaaggttgtcaaccaaaattaggggggggggggcaaaaagattttaggggggtccacctcaatttagggggggacgtagaaaacaaattgacaagcaaaaaaaggttctcaactaaaaatctaggggggaccgtccctcacctcaaatttaggggggaaaggtcccccccccccccccaccgcttcgccgcctaagtaattaatacgcttattatttcgacatacaTGTAGCggtatattctatcttgtcaagtcgatatgtccacatggcgagatatgaattgtacaagtcccggcgagaatcccgatatatcgctatgttgacatgtaacttatttaagtcgacttggcaagataaaatatctcgccatgttgacatatataactttttataagtggcagaataacgtatcgcgccatgtggacataataagcttatttagtcgacatggcaagataaagtatctcgccatgtcgtctagtcgatggcattttagaggctccgtatggcgtctatagagggtaaatttccgggggggggggggtaacagtccctgacgataaaaatatggggataatattttccttgaagtagatgtcagggggcgattgtccttagggtcatcgttatagaaccccatggactcgtatcattggccttttgacctcttaattggatctcactatatcctgatcataattttacacacaccgcggacaatcggacccgcggtctatcggacccgcggactatcggacccgcggtctatcggacccgcggtctatcgggctgtaaccgaaAAAGTTGGATAACATCATATCTATAAATTCTTGATTACAGGGGGTATTACGATCTAACAAGTTCAAATTAAAATCTCCCATTATAAAAACCTttttcgctgatgtggtttacggtacaactCAAGCCAGACGACCTAGACAAAGTTCAGGCATTCAACAACTACACATCTCGCAAAGCCTTCCAGTCCACCAAACTTAAGCAAATCAACAAGTTCGACCGACTCCACTCCCGCAAGCCTACACAAGCCAACCAACAACCTTCGACCGAAGCAACCAAGGACACCGTAATCAACCTGAGCCGACACCAACTTACCCAAGCCGAACACAAAGTACTCTCCCTCGGACTCAACTTCGCCGTAGCTCCTAAGAAGATCCCCTTCTCCGACATAGTACAGCAAGTCGAACCCAAGCTCCGGTTTCTTTCCAAAGCGGCCGCCAACGAAATTAGACTCAAAGTAACCAATGCTCTCTCCGACGCCAAGCCACCTAAACCAAACCTCTCGAAAGAAGAACACTCTGCCATCCAGGACCTCCGACGTAACCAAGCCATCCACATCCTTCAGGCTGACAAGGGCAACGCCACCGTTATTATGGACCAAGACGTATACGATGACAAGATCGAAGACATTCTCCAGGACAAGGAAACCTACTCCAAACTCAACAGAGACCCAACTCCGGCCAACGAAAGGAGAATCAACCAACAACTGCTAACCCTACACCGATCTGAAGCACTACCCAAGGCACTCTACTTCCAACTCAGATCCTCTTCAGCCAAGTCTCCAATCCTATTCGGACAACCCAAGATACACAAGCCTAACACTCCTCTCCGCCCTATCATCTCCACCCGCGGGTCACCCTGCTACAACACAGCACGTCATCTGGCCAACATCCTTCAACCACTCGTAGGCCAAACCCAGCACCATGTCACCAACTCCAAGCACTTCATTGACGTCGTCTCCAAGACCAAGATCCGGCCCTCCGACACACTCGTCAGCTTTGATGTCGTCTCCCTCTTCACCAGCGTACCTGTAGACCAagcatgtgacatcatcaagCAACGCCTGATCACCGACTCAGACCTCGCATCCAGAACCAATCTCACACCAGACCAGATCCATGACCTCCTCCTCACCTGTCTCAACTCCAACTCCTTCAAATGGCGCAACAACTACTACAAACAACTACAAGGAGCAGCCATGGGTTCACCTCTCTCACCAATCATCGCTAACATCTTCATGGAACATTTCGAGCACCAAGCACTCAAGACTGCGGACAAACCTCCTTCACTCTGGCTCCGCTATGTCGACGACACCTTTGTCATCTGGCCGCACAGCACACCCGACCTTCACCAGTTTCTCAACCACCTCAACCACCAGCACCCCAGCATCAAGTTCACCATGGAGACCCAACGCGACGACTCAATCCCTTTTCTAGACGTTCGCATCACCAAGACACCATCTGGATTCCCATCTCACCAGGTGTACCGGAAACCCACCCACACAGACCGCTACCTCAATTTCCGCTCACACCACCACCCATCCGTCCACCAATCAGTCGCCCGCACTCTCATCAGACGAGCCCACCAACTCAGCGACAAGGCACACTTACAGCAGGAACTCAAGCACGTGACCAATGCACTCACCACCATCAACCATTACCCCAGGAGAAGGATTAACACTCAACCGTCCAGCCACCAACCCAACACCAACAGAACGGAAAACCCATCCGAAACCAAGCCTATCGCCACCATAGCACTTCCCTACATCGGCAAGACTTCACACCGACTACAACGCATCCTTCACTCTGCCAACATCCTCGTCAGACACCAATCCTCTCGCAAGCTACACTCCATCCTGCACTCTCATAAGGACAAGCACCCATCCAACAAGCAACCAGGCGTCTACAAGATCCCCTGCGACTGTGGCAAAGTCTACATTGGAGAAACCGGCCGAGACTTCGACACCAGACTCAAGGAACACAAGACCCACCACCGACGCAGCGACTGGGACCGATCTGCCATCGTCAAACACGCACAACAGGAAAATCACAGCATAGACTGGGACAAGAGCCACCTAATCACCAACATCCGGCACTGGAATACCAGAAGGGTCAGGGAAGCCATTGAGATACATCAACACAACACCGTGCCTCAAGACCCTGGTCTCCACATCAACACCATCTGGCACCCAATCCTACGTCACCACCCAACTTCCAACCAATCCACAACCAACTCCACAAGCAACTCGCCGTCCACCGTCACCCTACCAAGCCCTCCTACCCAACACAGCAGTCTGATCGAATCACCAACTCAACCAGCAACTTCGCCGACGCACACGCCACCGACACCGACGCCTCGCTACAACCTCCGCCGACGACCCAACACCTCATCCGCACACCAGGCCACCCACTCAATCCCGCCGAAGCCTACCCGACGAGTCCGCCGACCAACACGCACGGAACGCCACCACTGATGTACCTACCACGCCGCCGACACACACCGCCGCCGTAACTCACCCCGCCGTCTACTCACCGCGTCCGCATACCACGCCAACTCGTTTCCCGCCAAAACCGCCGACCCACGCACAGAGCGCCACCTACGACGTCCGCCCGCCGTGACCGCCGGCCCAGCGCTTTCCCCCACGTCCGCACGAACGCCATAAGTACCGCCGCACGCTAAGCGAACactcactcctgaagacggacagtcaacctgcccgaaacgtcgagtctctctactactcatcatctctactcgccgactcaagccagcatctcctcactagctctactactcaagctgttctcaactcatcaatctttcctggtttacagtccttttcaggactactttcaagaaagaatactctactctcaaatctccactttctcgcctatccatttcttctcttttcctatccactgtttctacaacacttcacatggtgtaccgtaaaccacatcagcgattgtacataccaccatgcaaaccttcaaacaacatccaaaaacctttttattattcaaaacatgcATTGACAAAAGACTTTGAGCACAGTGTAAAAAATCATGGACACTACCTTTAGGGGGTCTGTATATTTCTCCAAcaactatttgttttttatcaggTAATTCTATTTGGATAAATATGCATTCAATAACCTCAGACATCACATAAAGCTCGGTAAGTTCATTGACTTTCAAGTTATTTGATACATAAAACCCAACCCCGCCTCCTCTTTTGTGTTCCCGATTGTTTGTATAAAAAGTAAAGCCGTCAATGGTTACGAAGGATCGCTGCTGGTCATTCAACCACGTTTCAGAAAATCCGATAACGTAATATCCATAACAAAGTTGCTCAATGAATGTCTGAAATTGGTCGATCTTTTTATTAATGCTTCTTATATTATGATGGAGGAGAAAGAGTTTATTTTTTGAGTTGCGGGAACTTACAACAGTATCGTACTCAGAGAAGTATTTGGTACATATGGAGTGCATAGAACGATCTTCAGGATGGAAATCAAATTGGAGTTCTGGCATTTCCAGGTTAAGTAACGCTGGAAGTGGCCATtatcatttaaatcaatattatgTTCATCCATAAGGAATTACGAGATAACTGTAGAAAATAGAGTGAGGATTCCTGTTATGTATAAAAGTAGAAAATGATGCATTGCTTACTATTGATAAAACGCACTGGCTGAGCAAATTATAGAGTGGCAAATGATGTACAAGAATGTAAAACAAGTCAATTACAGAATTAATTAAAGTAAGGTGATATTCGAATATCACAAAAAGTAACCAAGCAAACATAAACGATTTGCTTCTATAATCATTGGCTATTTGCAACCACCAAAGTTTAAAGAGATAACAAGTCATTACAATGAGGTAATTAAAAGAATTGCATAACAATCATTGAAAATATTCAGAAGGTCAACAAAATGAGATAACTATACTTTTGCATACTATGGCGACAGTATCTTCAATTTAACCTGAGAATGCATGTGAGCAAAATAGTAAATGAGTATGAAATGCAGTAAAATATTGTGAAGACCATAGAGCAATAATTCAAAGCAAATTACATACAATTTCCAAGAAAACCCAGTCATTTTAAATCGAAACCATCGCTTatgttataaataatgatacttCTATCTTGGTTTAGGTTTGgattaaacaatgaaaattggcCGAGCAAGgctgacaaaaatgaaataaaatatcaagctGTCGTGCTCTTTGAATGTCATATAGCAGAAAATTGAAGACTAAAAGGAAAACCGAGTTTCTCCTCGAGGTTGATTTTTAGtgatataaaatgaattgattgattaaaTGCAGTTTCATGGACTAAAATGAAATAGTCAAATCAGATCCTAAAATGCTTTTAAGGAAAAAACCCATGAGGGCAAAAACATCAGTGTGAAAAGTAGCACTCATTtggtatatatatttgaaatgcaaataaaaaccaCAAACTcagcatgaaatatttttcttctccatttcaaATATATGGGAATGACCAAGAATTAAAAAACTCAAGTAAGGATATTCATATAAGTCAATATGCTAAAGTTATGAGTGATTTCTTTTTAggtgaaaaaaggaaaggacCCATTCGCAAAAACAACtggaattaaagaaaatttctTTTGAGTGGAAGAATCTTTATACCATGAAATATTGTGAACCAGTATAACAACGTTGTACAATATCCTCAGATTGATATGTCCTTTAATGATATTTAGCAGAAAATAATCTGTTTAGAAAAACCAAAGTGTTAATTCACTGAAtgtatttgatatgaaattaattgcatatcaaatgcAATGTTAAAGGCTAAATAAGATAGCAAATCACAATCTAACTTATATTTAAGCAAAAGCTCATGGGAGCAGACCGTCAGAATATAAGCCTAAGGTAGACAATATCCCATGGTAGATATCTGAAATACAAAGTAACACTATACGCAGCTACATGACTGTGTAGGCAGGATCAATATCTAATTCTTCTCTTTATTATTATGGGTGGGGTCTTCCTTCCAATTACATAGAAATGTAAAGAAATACAGCAAATCTCACAATCATGATCATAGATCATAAAGATATTTAAGCCATTTTGGTAGTGATTTGTGAACGTTTCTTTTCTTCGTGAAAACAAAGACTCTCAATTAAAACAACTGACAACCGGTAATACAGAAAATTTCCTGTATACACAGAAACCATCTATCATAAACACTATTAACCAGTATGTAATATCCTCGTAGTAACACGAATTTGAATGATATCTAAAgtaaatttcaatatatttacagAAAACAGAGTAAACACCCTAGCTGCATTGGGTTATATTCTGCTATAAAGAGAGTTGTTTAAATGCAAATCAATAGACTAAAGAAAAAGGGCGAGTCAGCTCATTACTTGCAAGTTTTGAGTGAAGTCTCAGGGATACAGAGCATCGTAAAGCAGGGAAAAACATTTTTGATGTAATcatgtttgtgacagatatttgaaaattaaaaaaataaaaataacattgtAGAGTAGGCATCAAATATATAATTCTTTTCAATATGGGTATATAGGGGCCTGCGTACCTATTACATGTAAGTGTACAGAAGTTCAGTAACTCATATAATTATCATGGATATTCACATGGAGGTGAAAGAGAGTTTTTGTGAAAAAACCATTTGAGAAGTAACCGAAAAAAATACCTATACGTGGAAGAATGTACTATGCAGTATTATTTATCAGAATATTAAAAAGACTATATCTTCAAGGTAATACTTCTTGCATGACATTTAGCGAAAAAATGGCATATCTTTCCAGAAAGACTGACAAATATAATTCAAAGACAGAGCCACTTCGTGAATTTATTCTGATATGAGATGGAATGTTTGTAAAGAaatgtgatttatttattttaaaggcAAAAGTCAAATAAGCAAGTTTGATCCTAACTAGCATGGGACCAGACCATCAGATCATTAGACCATTATAAGTAAAAACAATATGACAGATATTTGAAATGCAAAATTGCAATATTGGCAGCAtcaaatattcttattctttaTGGGTTGGGTCTTCATTCAAGTTCCAATAAAAATGTACAGAACTACATAGCTCAATATTCATAAGTCAATAGACTGATGATGAAGGCGCCGAGAgtaaattttgtgaaataaaatcgcatttaaaaaaacaactgCAGTTAAATttcctacatgtataggcctaccccGCAGAATCTGTCACAAAACGAATATAAAATGGATTGTTTAAAGCAATTAGATAGGTATGAAGGGTATAATAATAAGACCATCGTTTAATTGCATTTAAGCAAGGACACATGGATGCAATATCAGAATACAATATAAATACTGTACTTTTCCTGATATAAaatattcagtgaaatttgAGCCAGACTGATCTTATCTTGCAATCAGACAAAAGCACACAGGGTACACAAAAAGGAAAACAGATTTATATATGAACATGTTGAAATAGTCAAAGTAACACTAGAGAGCATCAATTTAaggtttctttcctttttatagATGGGGGTACATCTGATCTAAATAAAGTAATACATCAGTGTAGACAAGGTGAACATACCATCAAATATTTGGATGAACTTGAGCTTATTCTTGGGAGGTGTTCCATTCTCTTGTGTTCTTTTGCTTCCACTTCAGAATAACTTGAGTTCCTACAAGGATGATTTTAGTTGAAAGTCCTCTTTCCTTCCTCATTTGGTATGCTTTATTTGCCAGTTGACTTCTACGGGCTTTCAGAGCTGGGGGTAGATCAGAGCGTACTGTAAGCCTGTTCTACTGTGGACGCTGTAGCGATGGGTCACCGGTGTTGTTTGGCTGGCGCGAGCGGTTTTCGTAGGCGGCGATGACGCGGTTCCGATCTCGAACATACACAAACTTCGCGATAATAGCCTTGGGTGGAGATGGGCGGGGCTGGTCACTAACGGCGAGGTGAGACGCATCTTCGCGGCGAGGCAGGCGATGAGCGTTGACCAAGGCGATGTCGGTTGCTTCTTCAGCGTTGATTCCAAGGTAGATGAAGACATCACGCAGTAGGGCGTATACATTTTCCTCACGTACTTCATTTTCCTCACGTACATTTTCCTCAcgtaattactcatgcatgactcaaccgatcaatctaaTTTTTCTCCAGGAGTTGCTTAGTGAGTGTAAAAAATTAACCTacaaaatatcatatctcaaaataattccattcaaaagttacagcaattttatttaggggggacttacttttttgtatatatatatttggaagCCTATCTTTCTAcaacctcttttttttattgtaaggTATCCACTGTTATCCATTTCGTAGTGAACCTTGTGCTAAACCCTACTTAATTTGATCTTGGAAGGCTATATTTGAGAATAACTAATAGGCTATATGCTATTTGTTGTAAAGTGTACCAAATACATTCGATTCGATTTAATACACCCTGTACATATATGATCCATTCTGTTTCATTTGCCAATACAAGTGTTACTACGAATACACCAGCCATTACAATACGCCATTGCTATACTAAAAACCACAATGAACTTGTACTTGCATAGTTGTGGAAAGATGACAATCGTAATAATATATAACATTTGACACTTTATTTGATTTATGCACTGATCCATGATGTGGAAAATCCCAAATGTATTGAAACACAAACTGAACGTTTAATTTTAGTTGTACATTGAATTCTCATTCATTCACACAGTGTGCAGAGATTGTTAGCTGAAAGAGCGTGTATACTTGAACTTATCGGTAAGTATGTAGCTAGTTTTACTGAGGAAGGAAAAAATCATGACTTTGAAAACTTACTCGATAGATACATTACAAATTGTGATCCACTTTAATTTGTTTCAGACCGATGCTTCAGAAATAATATCCTACCGAGTCTTTCTAATAAATTCCCTTGTAATGACGCCATCCTACAACAAATCTAGTTCGTCTCATTTTCATGCAGTTTTAAGCagttctttttcttatgttatgtaTATAGTTTGCCTCTGCACTTTTCCTGATTAAGTTGGGcgtttacatttaatttttgtcTTACTCTAGCTGTAATTGTAAGTTGGTTATACGATCGTTACGtcatattatgattatgtttcatttatttgggttttttgttgttggtttaTTCAATCcaataaatgcatgaaataaTGCAAACAGAAGTTAGCATAAAAAAGCGttgcaaaaaaatcacatgatGGAAAAAACTACATTACACCCGAAATATAGTCCTTTCCATTTTCAAAATAAGATAATAATTGTGTACTTCATAACTGAAATACATACGTCTTATATGAATTTCATGCTTGAACCATGTTAATTTTAGTTGGTTATGTTATATTTTACCTTTAAGTGTTGCATACAagcggttttttttttgcatttgcttCTTTTTGGGGTGAAAGAACTAATGAGGCTCTTCTGCCTTTAAActgttctcatttttttttattatgtctGGGTTTGAGGAGTGTCTTTATGCAAACATGTGTATAAATGTACTTTAATTTTTGAATAAGATAAATgcatatgaatgaatgatatTTTGTCTTGTCTATGGAAGTATTCGGAGGCGCGGATCCAttggggggccgagggggcattaattgccccccccccccccgctcgaaaaaaagagagaagaagagaaggaaggaagaagtgaaaaggggaaagaagaggaaaaaaatagatagaagaatagaggaagagggggaaaggggagaagaaaaaaaaggagaggaagagggggaaaggaagagaaggaaagagagagagagagaggggaagagaggaaagggagaaaaaaaatgttcaaacggGGGAGGGAATTGAAGTTTAtactaggggcgccgaatttattttatttgaaagcaaaattcaattatttattcatgactTTGGTACCACCATATCAAAAAGCAATGAGCAAAGAATATTTTCTgagattttcaagaaattcaaTGAAGTTAGTTTATATCAACAAgccaaagaagaagaaaaaaagtgatcaaaatatttcatcaaaaaatcaCATCCACT
It includes:
- the LOC129277550 gene encoding uncharacterized protein LOC129277550; protein product: MWFTVQLKPDDLDKVQAFNNYTSRKAFQSTKLKQINKFDRLHSRKPTQANQQPSTEATKDTVINLSRHQLTQAEHKVLSLGLNFAVAPKKIPFSDIVQQVEPKLRFLSKAAANEIRLKVTNALSDAKPPKPNLSKEEHSAIQDLRRNQAIHILQADKGNATVIMDQDVYDDKIEDILQDKETYSKLNRDPTPANERRINQQLLTLHRSEALPKALYFQLRSSSAKSPILFGQPKIHKPNTPLRPIISTRGSPCYNTARHLANILQPLVGQTQHHVTNSKHFIDVVSKTKIRPSDTLVSFDVVSLFTSVPVDQACDIIKQRLITDSDLASRTNLTPDQIHDLLLTCLNSNSFKWRNNYYKQLQGAAMGSPLSPIIANIFMEHFEHQALKTADKPPSLWLRYVDDTFVIWPHSTPDLHQFLNHLNHQHPSIKFTMETQRDDSIPFLDVRITKTPSGFPSHQVYRKPTHTDRYLNFRSHHHPSVHQSVARTLIRRAHQLSDKAHLQQELKHVTNALTTINHYPRRRINTQPSSHQPNTNRTENPSETKPIATIALPYIGKTSHRLQRILHSANILVRHQSSRKLHSILHSHKDKHPSNKQPGVYKIPCDCGKVYIGETGRDFDTRLKEHKTHHRRSDWDRSAIVKHAQQENHSIDWDKSHLITNIRHWNTRRVREAIEIHQHNTVPQDPGLHINTIWHPILRHHPTSNQSTTNSTSNSPSTVTLPSPPTQHSSLIESPTQPATSPTHTPPTPTPRYNLRRRPNTSSAHQATHSIPPKPTRRVRRPTRTERHH